The sequence below is a genomic window from Kitasatospora kifunensis.
TGTCGATGTCCTTGCTCGGCAGCGGCGGGATCGCCTTGGTCGCCGTGCCGAGCGCGGTGCTCGCCGTCTCCAGGGAGGTGGAGGAGGCCTTCGCGTAGTCGCTCAGGTTCTGGGTGGCGGTGGAGATCTTGTTCGCCCAGTCCCGGAAGCTGTCGGCCGCCGGACCACTCCACTCCAGCTGCCGGACGTTGCTCTGCAGTTGCTGGCTGATGTCGGTCAGCGTGCCGGAGGCGCTGCTCAGCGCACCGCTGCGGTTGGACAGGGTGGTCGGGTCGGAGTTCTTGACCATGTCCAGCATCTGCTGATGGGACAGGCCAGCGAAGTAGTCGTGCGTGTCGTCGACGGAAGGTCTGGGCATCACAGGCTCCCCGTGCCGGTGTTGATTCGGTTGCTGCGCAGGCTCATCCGACGCCACCGCCCGTGTTGCTGGTGGTGGCCGCGGCCTGGGTCGCCGTGGTCCCGCCCGCCGCAGTACCGCCCGCTGTCGTCGTGGTGCCGTCGGCGGGCGGGTTGGAGACGATTCCGGTCGGGGGGACGCCGGTGGTGTACTGCGCGTCGGTCTGGTTGTGGATCTTCCAGAGCGTCTCGCGCTGCGCGTCGTCCACGTTCTGGTAACCGTTGATCGAGATGTTGATGGCGATGCTCATCGCCTCGATCTGGTTGGACAGCGCCGTCGAGAGCGTTTGTAGGTTGGTGTGCACCACGTTGTACGCGCCGTACAGGGCACCGGACTGCGGGACCCCACTACCGAAGTGGGTCAGATCCAGGCTCTGCTGAGCGATCTTCGGCTGCGACGCGTCCGACCCGTCCAGGGACGTCAGCATGGCGTCGACCCGCTTCTTGAACTCTGTCAGCGTCTCCATCTCGAGCGACAGGTTCCCCGTACCGCCCGCGTCCACGGCCAACTGACGCGCCATGTCGTAGTTGGCGTTCTTGAGTCCCTGCTGCCGGAAGTAACTGGGCGTGGCAGCCGGGCCGCCGTCCGCCGACACCATTTCAACCATTGCGGTGCACCTCCCCCGTACACGGACCGGCCATCGGCCGCCGTGCCGCAACACACGTCATCGCCTTCGAAATCTCACATCCGCGCTCGGCGAACCGCCCATGGCCGGGCAGCAACCGCCACGGCACATCCTAGCGAGCGACTCTGTCAGCACGGCAGTGGCCACGGGCTACACGGCCACCATCGGTACGCAGTCGTCATACGGGCCGCATAGGGCCCTCATACGCCCCTCGTCGGCGCGTAACGACAGCGCGGCAGAGTTCGGACAGATCCAGAGAGATCCAGAGAGAACAGCCGGACGACGGCCCGGCGGCAACGGCAACGCGCGGATGTGGCAGGTTTGACCGATATGAGCAGCAGTGCAGCCTCCCGACCGCCCTGGTGGGCCCACGCGGCCCGGCCGACCCGACCCGCGGTCCCGTGGGCGCTGCTGGTGCGGGCGGCGGTCGGGACCGCGGTGCCGCTCTTCGTGGGACTGGCTTGCGGGCGGCTGGGGTTCGGGGTGTTCGCGGCGCTGGGCGCGATGCACGCGACGCTCAACGACCGGATGGAACCGGCCCGGTTGCGGGTCCAGCGGATCGGGACGGCGGTCGGCGCCTCGGCGGTGGGGATGGTGATCGGCGGGGCGCTGCGGCACTTCGACGTCCCGCTGCTCGCGGCGGTCGTGGTGCTGACGCTGCTGGGCTTCGCCTCCGGCGCGCTCAGCGCCACCGGTCCGCGCGGTTCGGCGGCGGGGATGCTGCTGCTGGTCTCCGCGGCGCTGGGCGACGGGATGGCCCCGGCCCATCCGTGGTGGGCGGCCGGGCCGTTGATGCTGCTCGGCGCCGGCCTGGTGCTGCTGCTCGGGCTGCCGTACCGCCCCGCCCGGCCCGCGGACGATCCGCGCGTCCAGGCCCTCGCGGCGGTGTACGAGGCGCTCGGTGGGCTGCTGACAGCACTGGGCACCCCGCAGGGTGCAGCCGCCCGAAGGGTGCTGACGGCGCGTCTGAACCAACTGCAGGACCTGCTCCAGGACCCGCTGAGCAGCCTGCTGCCACGCCCCCGCCGAACCCGCCCCACCCCCAGCCCGCTTCCCCAGGAGTCCGCCCACCTGCACCACCTGCACCGCGCGTACGAGGCGGCGCTGGCGGCGAGCGAGGCGGCGACCGGGCTGCTCTGGGCCTGGCGCCCGGTGCCACCGGAGGTCGCCGCCCTGCCGTCGGCCCTGGCCCGCCAACTGACCAGCCCTGCCAGTACTGCTGCCAGCACTCCTGCCGATAGCCCTCCCAACAACCCTGCCAGCAGCCCTCCCGACGCCCCTGCCACCAGCAAGCTCCCCGACTGGTCCCCCGACACCCCCGCGCGCCAGGCCCTGGACGCCGCACTGCGCACCGCCGCCGACGCGGTGGCCGGCCGCGCGGGCGATCCGGCGACCGCCGTGCACGCCGCCCCCGCACCGCCCCCGGACCCGTGGCGGCTGCGGGCCCGGCTGCTGTCGCGTGGCTCGGCGCGGTACGGGGCCCGGGTGGCGCTGTGCGTCGCGGTGGCCGAGGCGGTGACGGCGGGACTGCCGCTGGACCGGGCGTACTGGGTGCCGAT
It includes:
- a CDS encoding FUSC family protein, giving the protein MSSSAASRPPWWAHAARPTRPAVPWALLVRAAVGTAVPLFVGLACGRLGFGVFAALGAMHATLNDRMEPARLRVQRIGTAVGASAVGMVIGGALRHFDVPLLAAVVVLTLLGFASGALSATGPRGSAAGMLLLVSAALGDGMAPAHPWWAAGPLMLLGAGLVLLLGLPYRPARPADDPRVQALAAVYEALGGLLTALGTPQGAAARRVLTARLNQLQDLLQDPLSSLLPRPRRTRPTPSPLPQESAHLHHLHRAYEAALAASEAATGLLWAWRPVPPEVAALPSALARQLTSPASTAASTPADSPPNNPASSPPDAPATSKLPDWSPDTPARQALDAALRTAADAVAGRAGDPATAVHAAPAPPPDPWRLRARLLSRGSARYGARVALCVAVAEAVTAGLPLDRAYWVPMTVAFVLKPDLGSVFLRAVSRAVGTVLGVALTAALLSLTTEPWLLAAVAALCVALLPYSAAAHYGLNTAVMTPMALVLVQLGGQSGVAEVGPRVLDTVLASLIVLVFGYLLWPERAPHRIEPRIVTATGTLRAYLLSVTGPTLKDPAPSQVWLRRTAYRALADARQEVRHGLTEPPPAGRQAEAWLPATAALERLGGAVAAYAAQLRYGGRRPEPAEVTRVLAALEQLATAARAHRPPDGRTERPPGPHNPARSALAQAAGELEQLLR